A stretch of Aeromicrobium tamlense DNA encodes these proteins:
- a CDS encoding substrate-binding domain-containing protein, with translation MTLSPLRTRNRLVLVLAALTIVTLSSIRPAHAAYAQIEGSGSTWSEVIVQQWIADVNANGMKVTYNGGGSSQGRKAFAQHVTDFGITEIPYQGKDESGNADTAGSREFAYMPIIAGGTAFSYQIRVGGKLVKNLRLSGDTLSKIFTNQITNWNHPAIAKDNNGRKLPSLKIIPVVRSDGSGTTAQFTRWMDAQHPKVWRGFFGTSGLTSYYPRRGDTIAAAGSDQVMNTIAGAAGNGTIGYVEYSYPVNKKFPVVKVLNEAGFFVEPTQYNVAVALTRARINTDKGSQDYLTQILDGVYNAKDPRAYPLSSYSYMLLPTGASDRRMSTTKRQTLADFMYYSLCEGQSKAGAYGYSPLPLNLVKAGFDQLKRLKNADPKVEIAGRDVKSCNNPTFVAGDLTKNKLAEIAPKPAACDKVGAGPCDGGTGSAPTTLEEAQKSSTDKAASDTPAGAGTDPSGAVDTAPEGGAVDPVTGDAVQASGQVGGSAQAVPVELTSSRPGDSRVFGTVAVLELLAIVLIPGIVAALLRRRGDLR, from the coding sequence ATGACCCTGTCCCCCCTGCGCACGCGGAACCGCCTGGTCCTCGTGCTGGCGGCGCTCACGATCGTGACGCTGTCGTCGATCCGCCCCGCCCACGCGGCGTACGCCCAGATCGAGGGCTCGGGCTCCACCTGGTCGGAGGTGATCGTCCAGCAGTGGATCGCCGACGTGAACGCCAACGGCATGAAGGTCACCTACAACGGCGGCGGCTCGTCCCAGGGTCGCAAGGCGTTCGCCCAGCACGTCACCGACTTCGGCATCACCGAGATCCCGTACCAGGGCAAGGACGAGAGCGGCAACGCCGACACCGCGGGCAGCCGCGAGTTCGCGTACATGCCGATCATCGCCGGCGGCACGGCGTTCTCCTACCAGATCCGCGTCGGCGGGAAGCTGGTCAAGAACCTGCGGCTGTCGGGCGACACGCTGTCCAAGATCTTCACGAACCAGATCACCAACTGGAACCACCCGGCGATCGCGAAGGACAACAACGGGCGCAAGCTCCCCTCGCTCAAGATCATCCCCGTGGTCCGCTCCGACGGCTCGGGCACCACGGCGCAGTTCACGCGCTGGATGGACGCCCAGCACCCCAAGGTCTGGCGCGGGTTCTTCGGCACGTCCGGTCTCACGTCGTACTACCCGCGCCGGGGCGACACGATCGCGGCGGCCGGCTCGGACCAGGTCATGAACACGATCGCCGGCGCCGCGGGCAACGGCACGATCGGCTACGTCGAGTACTCGTACCCGGTGAACAAGAAGTTCCCGGTCGTGAAGGTGCTCAACGAGGCGGGCTTCTTCGTCGAGCCCACCCAGTACAACGTGGCCGTGGCGCTGACCAGGGCGCGGATCAACACCGACAAGGGCTCGCAGGACTACCTGACCCAGATCCTCGACGGCGTCTACAACGCGAAGGACCCGCGAGCCTACCCGCTGAGCTCGTACTCCTACATGCTGCTGCCCACCGGCGCGTCGGACCGGCGGATGTCGACGACCAAGCGGCAGACGCTCGCGGACTTCATGTACTACTCGCTGTGCGAGGGCCAGTCGAAGGCCGGCGCGTACGGCTACTCGCCGCTGCCGCTCAACCTCGTGAAGGCGGGCTTCGACCAGCTCAAGCGCCTCAAGAACGCCGACCCCAAGGTGGAGATCGCGGGGCGCGACGTGAAGTCGTGCAACAACCCGACCTTCGTGGCCGGTGACCTGACGAAGAACAAGCTCGCCGAGATCGCGCCCAAGCCCGCTGCGTGCGACAAGGTCGGCGCGGGCCCGTGCGACGGTGGCACCGGATCGGCCCCGACCACGCTCGAGGAGGCCCAGAAGTCCAGCACGGACAAGGCCGCCTCGGACACCCCGGCGGGCGCCGGGACCGACCCGTCGGGCGCGGTCGACACCGCGCCCGAGGGCGGTGCCGTGGACCCCGTCACGGGTGACGCGGTCCAGGCGTCCGGCCAGGTGGGAGGGAGCGCCCAGGCCGTGCCGGTCGAGCTGACCTCGTCGCGGCCCGGTGACTCGCGGGTCTTCGGGACCGTGGCGGTCCTGGAGCTGCTCGCGATCGTCCTGATCCCCGGCATCGTGGCGGCGCTCCTGCGCCGGCGAGGAGACCTCCGATGA
- a CDS encoding phosphate ABC transporter ATP-binding protein, which yields MSVTTDTSVIPLAETETTVVPAVDGPTPAGLHAVGVSAWFGRHHVLDRVSLDMPAGHVTALIGPSGCGKSTFLRTLNRMHELVDGAQFAGEVRLDGADVYDPRRKLMDVRRSIGMVFQKPNPFPAMSIRDNVLAGLRLTGTRASRSTRDELVESCLRRGGLWNEVKDRLDAPGGGLSGGQQQRLCIARSLAIRPRVLLMDEPCSALDPTSTRVIEETMVELAKEVTIVIVTHNMQQAARVSDQCAFFLAAQGTPGVIVEHGDTASMFGSPQDQRTHDYVNGRFG from the coding sequence TTGAGCGTCACCACCGACACCTCGGTCATCCCCCTCGCCGAGACCGAGACCACCGTCGTCCCGGCCGTCGACGGCCCCACGCCGGCCGGTCTCCACGCCGTCGGCGTCTCGGCCTGGTTCGGCCGGCACCACGTCCTCGACCGCGTCTCCCTGGACATGCCGGCGGGTCACGTCACCGCCCTGATCGGTCCGTCGGGCTGCGGGAAGTCCACCTTCCTGCGCACCTTGAACCGCATGCACGAGCTCGTCGACGGTGCCCAGTTCGCCGGCGAGGTCCGCCTCGACGGCGCCGACGTCTACGACCCGCGCCGCAAGCTCATGGACGTCCGCCGCAGCATCGGCATGGTCTTCCAGAAGCCCAACCCGTTCCCGGCGATGTCGATCCGGGACAACGTGCTGGCCGGTCTGAGGCTCACGGGCACCCGCGCGAGCCGCTCGACGCGCGACGAGCTCGTCGAGTCCTGCCTGCGCCGCGGCGGCCTGTGGAACGAGGTGAAGGACCGCCTCGACGCCCCCGGCGGTGGTCTGTCCGGCGGCCAGCAGCAGCGCCTGTGCATCGCCCGCTCGCTCGCGATCCGTCCACGCGTCCTGCTGATGGACGAGCCCTGCTCCGCCCTCGACCCGACCTCCACCCGGGTCATCGAGGAGACGATGGTCGAGCTCGCCAAGGAGGTCACGATCGTGATCGTCACGCACAACATGCAGCAGGCCGCGCGCGTGTCGGACCAGTGCGCGTTCTTCCTCGCCGCCCAGGGCACGCCGGGCGTCATCGTCGAGCACGGCGACACGGCGTCGATGTTCGGCTCGCCGCAGGACCAGCGCACGCACGACTACGTCAACGGCCGCTTCGGATGA
- a CDS encoding sortase domain-containing protein produces the protein MSAWTVRVPGRRAKPRVAAQPVTLPAEIAMVTEALTVVAVVCAWVVLQLLVLGGVAHDRAQHVLYAQFRTDLASATAPVGGVIEPGTAVSTLTVKRHGISEVVVEGTASSQTLDGPGHRRDTVLPGQPGTSVVYGRSSTFGAPFGGLADLRVGDTITTVTGQGRAAYEVSGVRRAGDPLPQPLVPGQGRLVLVGAEGQGRLAALSPGAVIYVDAELVSTPHEAGPARMTAVPAAEQPMGRDTSVLPLLALVLAGLGVLAGVATYARARLGRARAWVLLSAPVVALAWIATDLGMSLLPNLV, from the coding sequence GTGAGCGCCTGGACCGTGCGCGTGCCGGGACGGCGCGCCAAGCCGCGGGTCGCCGCCCAGCCGGTCACGCTGCCGGCCGAGATCGCGATGGTGACCGAGGCGCTGACCGTGGTCGCGGTCGTGTGCGCGTGGGTCGTGCTGCAGCTGCTCGTGCTGGGCGGCGTCGCGCACGACCGCGCCCAGCACGTGCTCTACGCGCAGTTCCGCACGGACCTCGCCTCGGCCACAGCCCCGGTCGGGGGAGTGATCGAGCCGGGGACCGCGGTGTCCACCCTGACGGTGAAGCGGCACGGGATCAGCGAGGTCGTCGTCGAGGGCACCGCCTCGAGCCAGACGCTCGACGGACCGGGTCACCGGCGGGACACGGTCCTGCCGGGCCAGCCCGGCACCTCGGTGGTCTACGGCCGCAGCAGTACGTTCGGCGCGCCGTTCGGGGGACTGGCGGACCTGCGGGTCGGCGACACGATCACCACGGTCACCGGACAGGGCCGTGCCGCCTACGAGGTGAGCGGGGTGAGGCGCGCGGGCGACCCGCTGCCCCAGCCGCTCGTCCCCGGGCAGGGACGCCTCGTCCTGGTGGGAGCCGAGGGTCAGGGTCGACTGGCGGCGCTGTCGCCCGGAGCCGTGATCTACGTGGACGCCGAGCTCGTCTCCACGCCCCATGAGGCGGGTCCGGCACGGATGACGGCCGTGCCCGCGGCCGAGCAGCCGATGGGCCGTGACACCTCCGTGCTGCCGCTCCTGGCGCTCGTGCTGGCGGGACTCGGGGTGCTGGCCGGCGTGGCGACGTATGCGCGAGCCCGGCTCGGGCGCGCCCGCGCGTGGGTCCTGCTGTCCGCCCCGGTCGTCGCCTTGGCCTGGATCGCGACCGATCTCGGCATGAGCCTGCTGCCGAACCTGGTGTGA
- a CDS encoding Ig-like domain repeat protein yields the protein MKRNRVSAITAGAALVVGSTLTLMSPAVAADVNPFDPTFVPNTTDDLVGVGSDTTQIVTHDLAVAYNAGRASGRLASFAADGTPATVTLRSGLAAITRPNGSGAGKKLLYAPDNNANVSFARSSSTLSPAEITGGLKQAAFAVDGLQMAVSASATNAPADLTIDQILKIYKGEVTNWSQVGGRPGTIKALIPQSGSGTLSFFTSQLTAANGGIPFTPVATSTQEHSDADVKGDPNAIAPFSSARTTITSTVAALGGWKATRAVYNVVRTADLANATVGARLTNVFGEDGWICGPDGRAVIEKAGFEQLASTEDGGACGQFVTDPVSNLKTSDQADAVVTTTTLAASAPGQRTVGLRATVGTGGGAPAAGKVEFREGDALVGTAFTSGGVASLTLTGVSVGTHQYTASFVPTRVNDFAPSQSTVQQVVVKTPAAVSVTGVSAPYGKAKTVTVKATVGGAAATGTVRVAVGGGAARAYTLSRGTATVSVAAATPAGSLRVTASLPGSASVDAASGSATLRIAKAKGAVTAKLVKAKVKASQRGVLRVAVKPAGVPVTGKVTVKVGSKVVGRGVVRNGKVTVKLAKLKKGTHRLVVAYGGNGNVTGAKAKVLKIKVTR from the coding sequence ATGAAGCGAAACCGTGTATCGGCCATCACGGCCGGTGCGGCCCTCGTGGTCGGCTCGACGCTGACCCTCATGTCGCCCGCCGTCGCGGCCGACGTGAACCCCTTCGATCCGACCTTCGTCCCGAACACCACCGACGACCTGGTCGGTGTCGGCTCGGACACGACCCAGATCGTCACCCACGACCTGGCCGTCGCCTACAACGCCGGCCGCGCCTCGGGCCGCCTCGCGTCGTTCGCGGCTGACGGCACGCCCGCCACGGTCACACTGCGCAGCGGCCTCGCCGCCATCACCCGCCCGAACGGCTCGGGCGCGGGCAAGAAGCTCCTCTACGCGCCGGACAACAACGCGAACGTCTCGTTCGCCCGGTCGTCGTCGACCCTGAGCCCGGCCGAGATCACCGGCGGCCTCAAGCAGGCGGCCTTCGCCGTGGACGGCCTCCAGATGGCCGTGAGCGCCTCCGCCACGAACGCGCCGGCGGACCTCACGATCGACCAGATCCTCAAGATCTACAAGGGCGAGGTCACGAACTGGAGCCAGGTCGGCGGCAGGCCGGGCACGATCAAGGCGCTCATCCCGCAGTCGGGGTCGGGCACGCTCAGCTTCTTCACCTCGCAGCTGACCGCGGCGAACGGCGGCATCCCGTTCACGCCGGTCGCGACCTCCACGCAGGAGCACAGCGACGCCGACGTGAAGGGCGATCCCAACGCCATCGCGCCGTTCTCCAGCGCCCGCACCACGATCACCTCCACGGTCGCCGCGCTCGGTGGCTGGAAGGCGACCCGCGCGGTGTACAACGTCGTGCGCACCGCCGATCTCGCGAACGCGACCGTGGGCGCGCGCCTCACCAACGTCTTCGGCGAGGACGGCTGGATCTGCGGACCCGACGGCCGTGCCGTGATCGAGAAGGCGGGCTTCGAGCAGCTGGCCTCGACGGAGGACGGCGGCGCCTGCGGCCAGTTCGTCACCGACCCGGTCTCCAACCTCAAGACCTCCGACCAGGCCGACGCCGTCGTCACCACCACGACGCTCGCGGCCTCGGCGCCGGGTCAGCGCACCGTGGGCCTGCGCGCGACGGTCGGCACGGGTGGCGGCGCGCCCGCGGCCGGCAAGGTCGAGTTCCGTGAGGGCGACGCCCTCGTCGGCACCGCGTTCACGTCCGGCGGGGTCGCATCCCTGACGCTCACCGGCGTCTCGGTCGGCACGCACCAGTACACGGCCTCCTTCGTGCCGACGCGCGTGAACGACTTCGCCCCGTCGCAGTCCACGGTCCAGCAGGTCGTCGTCAAGACGCCCGCCGCCGTGAGCGTCACCGGCGTCTCTGCGCCGTACGGCAAGGCCAAGACGGTCACCGTGAAGGCGACCGTCGGTGGCGCCGCGGCCACCGGCACCGTCCGCGTCGCGGTCGGCGGCGGAGCGGCCCGGGCGTACACGCTGTCGCGCGGCACGGCCACCGTGTCGGTCGCAGCCGCCACGCCGGCCGGCAGCCTGCGCGTCACCGCCTCGCTGCCCGGATCGGCCTCGGTCGACGCCGCCAGCGGCTCGGCCACCCTCCGGATCGCCAAGGCGAAGGGCGCCGTGACCGCGAAGCTCGTGAAGGCGAAGGTCAAGGCCTCGCAGCGCGGCGTGCTGCGCGTGGCGGTCAAGCCTGCCGGCGTCCCGGTCACCGGCAAGGTCACGGTGAAGGTCGGCTCGAAGGTCGTCGGCCGTGGCGTCGTCCGCAACGGCAAGGTCACCGTGAAGCTGGCGAAGCTGAAGAAGGGGACGCACCGCCTGGTCGTCGCCTACGGCGGCAACGGCAACGTCACGGGCGCCAAGGCCAAGGTCCTGAAGATCAAGGTCACCCGCTAA
- a CDS encoding lytic transglycosylase domain-containing protein: MRRAARLRLAVTVVVAVAGASAVAVVAAAALTGGVGTLAIADDRVQDLSAEVVEPAPFPVAGSSRSSGVDPDWVLRSAERTDIPAVAVRAYADAALTLASEQPACHVGWTTLAGIATVESDHGRHGGGDVDEHGRTSVPIVGPALDGSPGLAAIPADAASTARHGDPVWDHAVGPFQFIGSTWERWGTDGDGDGIEDPHDLDDAALAAARYLCASGEDLRTGPGWSRAIHSYNHSDEYVLAVLAAAESVAR; the protein is encoded by the coding sequence ATGAGGCGCGCCGCCCGGCTGCGGCTGGCCGTCACGGTCGTCGTGGCCGTGGCGGGCGCGTCCGCGGTGGCGGTCGTCGCCGCGGCGGCCCTGACCGGGGGAGTGGGGACGCTCGCCATCGCGGACGACCGGGTGCAGGACCTCTCGGCGGAGGTCGTGGAGCCGGCACCGTTCCCTGTCGCCGGTTCGTCCCGATCCTCCGGCGTCGACCCGGACTGGGTGCTGAGGAGCGCCGAGCGCACGGACATCCCCGCGGTCGCCGTGCGCGCCTACGCCGATGCCGCCCTCACCCTCGCGTCCGAGCAGCCTGCGTGCCACGTGGGCTGGACGACGCTCGCCGGCATCGCCACCGTGGAGTCCGACCACGGGCGCCACGGCGGGGGAGACGTCGACGAGCACGGCCGCACCAGCGTCCCGATCGTCGGGCCCGCGCTCGACGGCTCCCCGGGACTCGCGGCCATCCCCGCCGACGCGGCCTCGACCGCCCGGCACGGCGACCCGGTCTGGGACCACGCGGTCGGGCCCTTCCAGTTCATCGGCTCCACGTGGGAGCGCTGGGGCACCGACGGGGACGGCGACGGGATCGAGGACCCGCACGACCTCGACGACGCCGCCCTGGCCGCTGCCCGCTACCTCTGCGCCTCGGGTGAGGACCTGCGCACGGGCCCCGGGTGGAGCCGGGCGATCCACTCCTACAACCACTCCGACGAGTACGTCCTCGCCGTCCTGGCGGCCGCGGAGTCGGTGGCGCGCTGA
- a CDS encoding condensation domain-containing protein, whose product MRLTHVAHLRLPFGPLLSHDPIVSEPGARLPVSFDQARHVSFGDRPGSWMALAMRLPSPVPRDDLAAAWCAVVQAHGTLRSVFVPDDDGTPALHEVTVEAGRWTEHEVLPGQAMNDALRDVLDATCRPYARPSHRFCVIETADGPTLVIAADHAHVDMWSLLVIARDLLAALGRIGEGESPALPAVPTFAEHTVELAQRPPAPDEIRERWDHVIEAGGGAMPRFPLPLGDPTPQPERVVIRDVLDLRELADFSARASAERVSTLALAVSAMTAITLELAGTPLRTVFPVHSRHQDRWHDSVGWFITNSVLESADTDPRACSAAVKQAIRLGSWPLADLMAPWGGMPEQPGMFAVSWLDLRRLPVRIDAAGLDAQYVGAAIRTHGVMLWFIIDDSGVHLRCRYPDTHVARASVGTWLDALVARMRDLAADLTDVQA is encoded by the coding sequence ATGCGACTGACGCACGTCGCGCACCTGCGCCTCCCCTTCGGGCCCCTGCTGAGTCACGACCCGATCGTGTCCGAGCCGGGCGCCCGGCTGCCCGTGTCGTTCGACCAGGCCCGCCACGTGAGCTTCGGCGACCGTCCCGGCTCGTGGATGGCGCTCGCGATGCGCCTGCCCTCCCCCGTGCCGCGCGACGACCTGGCGGCGGCGTGGTGCGCCGTCGTCCAGGCGCACGGCACGCTGCGCTCGGTCTTCGTGCCGGACGACGACGGGACGCCCGCCCTGCACGAGGTGACCGTCGAGGCCGGGAGGTGGACCGAGCACGAGGTCCTGCCGGGTCAGGCCATGAACGACGCGCTGCGCGACGTCCTCGACGCGACCTGCCGGCCGTACGCACGGCCGTCCCACCGGTTCTGCGTGATCGAGACCGCCGACGGCCCGACCCTGGTGATCGCGGCCGACCACGCCCACGTGGACATGTGGTCGTTGCTCGTCATCGCGCGCGACCTGCTGGCGGCGCTCGGGCGGATCGGCGAGGGCGAGTCGCCCGCGCTGCCTGCCGTGCCGACCTTCGCCGAGCACACCGTCGAGCTCGCGCAGCGTCCCCCGGCGCCCGACGAGATCCGCGAGCGCTGGGACCACGTGATCGAGGCCGGGGGCGGCGCCATGCCCCGCTTCCCGCTCCCCCTGGGCGACCCCACCCCCCAGCCCGAGCGCGTCGTGATCCGCGACGTCCTCGACCTGCGCGAGCTGGCCGACTTCTCGGCGCGCGCGTCGGCCGAGCGCGTGTCCACGCTGGCACTCGCGGTGTCGGCGATGACCGCGATCACGCTCGAGCTGGCCGGCACTCCCCTGCGCACCGTGTTCCCCGTGCACAGCCGCCACCAGGACCGCTGGCACGACTCGGTGGGCTGGTTCATCACGAACTCGGTGCTCGAGTCCGCCGACACCGACCCGCGCGCGTGCTCCGCCGCCGTCAAGCAGGCGATCCGGCTCGGCTCGTGGCCCCTCGCCGACCTCATGGCGCCGTGGGGCGGCATGCCCGAGCAGCCCGGCATGTTCGCGGTGTCGTGGCTCGACCTGCGCAGGCTGCCGGTACGGATCGACGCGGCCGGCCTGGACGCCCAGTACGTCGGCGCCGCCATCCGCACGCACGGCGTGATGCTGTGGTTCATCATCGACGACTCGGGCGTCCACCTGCGCTGCCGCTACCCCGACACCCACGTCGCCCGCGCCAGCGTCGGCACGTGGCTGGACGCACTGGTCGCGCGGATGCGAGACCTGGCCGCCGACCTGACGGACGTGCAGGCCTGA